A single Triticum dicoccoides isolate Atlit2015 ecotype Zavitan chromosome 2A, WEW_v2.0, whole genome shotgun sequence DNA region contains:
- the LOC119354467 gene encoding uncharacterized protein LOC119354467: protein MSSSCARRKSPCPDGSARCALFQAAEKKTAAPEEPMQKLDAEDEVSSGGKAEASSPPVEEKDGGSSRQKKIQSKFCSAVASSTNNKSAQQPDRDMRRQLYC from the exons ATGAGTTCGTCCTGTGCTAGAAG AAAATCGCCATGCCCAGACGGCAGTGCCAGGTGTGCCTTATTTCAAGCTGCTGAGAAGAAAACCGCTGCACCAGAAGAACCTATGCAGAAGCTTGATGCAGAAGACGAG GTGAGCTCTGGTGGTAAAGCTGAAGCTTCTTCACCTCCTGTTGAAGAGAAGGATG GAGGGAGCAGCAGGCAAAAGAAAATCCAAAGCAAATTTTGCTCAGCTGTAGCGTCTTCCACTAACAATAAGTCTGCACAGCAGCCTGATAG gGATATGAGGAGACAGCTCTATTGTTAG